A DNA window from Comamonas sp. 26 contains the following coding sequences:
- a CDS encoding ABC transporter ATP-binding protein, whose translation MSKPMLELSQVSTHYGAICAVNQVSLHVNQGEIVTLIGSNGAGKTSLLMTVCGNPRASSGRIAFEGEDITQMSTHHIMRRGIAISPEGRRVFKDLTVTENLQMGAFFLNKNEIADGIEHVFTLFPRLKERAVQRSGTMSGGEQQMLAIGRALMSKPRLLLLDEPTLGLAPLIIAQIFEIIQTIRAAGVTVFLVEQNANRALQIADRGYVLETGKVVLEDTGANLLTNDDVRKAYLGH comes from the coding sequence ATGAGCAAGCCTATGCTGGAGCTAAGCCAAGTCTCCACCCACTACGGCGCGATCTGCGCCGTCAATCAGGTAAGCCTGCATGTCAATCAGGGCGAGATCGTCACCCTGATCGGCAGCAATGGAGCGGGCAAGACATCGCTGTTGATGACGGTGTGCGGCAACCCACGCGCCAGCAGCGGCCGCATTGCGTTCGAGGGCGAGGACATCACCCAGATGTCCACCCACCATATCATGCGCCGCGGCATCGCCATCTCGCCCGAAGGCCGCCGTGTCTTCAAAGACCTGACGGTGACCGAGAACCTGCAAATGGGCGCCTTCTTTCTGAACAAGAACGAAATTGCCGATGGCATTGAGCATGTCTTCACGCTGTTCCCGCGCCTCAAGGAGCGGGCCGTGCAGCGCTCGGGCACCATGTCGGGCGGCGAGCAGCAGATGCTGGCCATTGGCCGCGCGCTGATGAGCAAGCCTCGCCTGCTGTTGCTCGATGAACCCACGCTGGGTCTGGCCCCGCTGATCATTGCGCAGATCTTCGAGATCATCCAGACCATTCGCGCAGCGGGTGTGACGGTGTTTCTCGTCGAGCAAAACGCCAACCGCGCCTTGCAGATTGCCGACCGGGGCTATGTGCTGGAGACCGGCAAAGTGGTGCTGGAAGATACCGGAGCCAATCTGCTGACCAATGATGATGTGCGCAAGGCCTATCTGGGCCATTGA